From Streptomyces yatensis, one genomic window encodes:
- the kdpA gene encoding potassium-transporting ATPase subunit KdpA encodes MGPVLAGVLQLLALMAALALAYVPLGTYMAKVYASEKHWRVEKWIYKGIGANPDTEMRWASYLRGVLAFSAAGVLFLYLLQRLQGSLPGSLGFSSIEPAQAFNTAASFVTNTNWQSYYGEQAMGHVVQTAGLAVQNFVSAAVGIAVAVALVRGFARSRTGELGNFWADLVRGTIRVLVPGAAIAAVVLVACGAIQNFSGIHEVGQFMGGSQQWNGGAVASQEAIKELGTNGGGYFNANSAHPFENPTPFTNLFEIFLILVIPLALTRTFGIMVGSVKQGYAILATMVTIWVGFVALMMWTEFAHHGPALQAAGGAMEGKEARFGVGGSALFGVSTTLTSTGAVDSFHSSFTGLGGGITMLGMMLGEIAPGGMGSGLYGMLIMAIIAVFIAGLMVGRTPEYLGKKIGAREMKLAACYILVTPALVLIFTAASMALRTPPNSMLNSGAHGFSEVLYAFTSASNNNGSAFAGLNANTDWFNTTTGLAMLFGRFVPMVFVLALAGSLAEQKPVPATAGTLRTEKPLFTGLLVGAILIITGLTYFPALALGPLAEGLA; translated from the coding sequence ATGGGTCCCGTACTCGCGGGCGTGCTCCAGCTGCTCGCCCTCATGGCGGCGCTGGCGCTCGCCTACGTTCCCCTCGGCACCTACATGGCCAAGGTCTACGCCTCCGAGAAGCACTGGCGTGTGGAGAAGTGGATCTACAAGGGCATCGGTGCCAACCCCGACACCGAGATGCGCTGGGCCTCGTATCTGCGCGGGGTGCTGGCCTTCTCGGCGGCCGGTGTGCTCTTCCTGTATCTGCTGCAGCGGCTGCAGGGCAGCCTGCCCGGTTCGCTCGGGTTCTCCTCGATCGAGCCCGCGCAGGCGTTCAACACGGCCGCGTCCTTCGTGACGAACACCAACTGGCAGTCGTACTACGGCGAGCAGGCCATGGGCCACGTCGTGCAGACCGCCGGGCTCGCCGTGCAGAACTTCGTCTCGGCCGCGGTCGGCATCGCCGTCGCGGTGGCGCTGGTGCGCGGCTTCGCCCGCTCGCGCACCGGTGAACTCGGCAACTTCTGGGCCGATCTGGTGCGCGGCACGATTCGCGTCCTGGTGCCGGGCGCGGCCATCGCCGCCGTCGTGCTGGTCGCCTGCGGCGCCATCCAGAACTTCTCGGGCATCCACGAGGTGGGCCAGTTCATGGGCGGCTCGCAGCAGTGGAACGGCGGGGCGGTGGCCTCGCAGGAGGCCATCAAGGAGCTGGGCACCAACGGCGGCGGTTACTTCAACGCCAACAGCGCCCACCCGTTCGAGAACCCGACCCCGTTCACCAACCTCTTCGAGATCTTCCTGATCCTGGTCATCCCGCTCGCGCTGACCCGCACCTTCGGCATCATGGTCGGCTCGGTCAAGCAGGGCTACGCGATCCTGGCGACCATGGTCACCATCTGGGTCGGCTTCGTGGCCCTGATGATGTGGACCGAGTTCGCCCACCACGGCCCGGCCCTGCAGGCCGCCGGTGGCGCGATGGAGGGCAAGGAGGCCCGCTTCGGTGTCGGCGGCTCGGCGCTCTTCGGGGTGTCGACCACGCTCACCTCGACCGGAGCGGTGGACTCCTTCCACTCCTCCTTCACGGGCCTGGGCGGCGGCATCACCATGCTCGGCATGATGCTGGGCGAGATCGCGCCCGGTGGTATGGGCTCCGGCCTCTACGGCATGCTGATCATGGCGATCATCGCGGTGTTCATCGCCGGGCTGATGGTCGGCCGCACGCCCGAGTATCTGGGCAAGAAGATCGGTGCCCGCGAGATGAAGCTGGCGGCCTGCTACATCCTGGTCACCCCGGCGCTGGTGCTGATCTTCACCGCCGCCTCCATGGCCCTGCGGACGCCGCCGAACTCGATGCTCAACTCCGGTGCGCACGGCTTCTCCGAGGTGCTGTACGCGTTCACCTCCGCCTCGAACAACAACGGCTCCGCTTTCGCGGGCCTGAACGCGAACACCGACTGGTTCAACACCACGACCGGCCTCGCGATGCTGTTCGGCCGCTTCGTGCCCATGGTCTTCGTCCTGGCGCTGGCGGGCTCGCTCGCCGAGCAGAAGCCGGTGCCGGCCACCGCGGGCACGCTGCGCACCGAGAAGCCGCTGTTCACGGGATTGCTGGTGGGCGCGATCCTGATCATCACCGGTCTGACGTACTTCCCGGCGCTGGCGCTGGGGCCGCTGGCCGAGGGGCTGGCGTGA
- the kdpF gene encoding K(+)-transporting ATPase subunit F, whose product MTVENVVGLVVAVALLGYLVLALIFPERF is encoded by the coding sequence GTGACCGTCGAAAACGTCGTCGGCCTCGTCGTCGCCGTCGCCCTGCTGGGCTATCTCGTCCTCGCCCTGATCTTCCCGGAGAGGTTCTGA
- a CDS encoding TetR/AcrR family transcriptional regulator, which produces MGRRSAAPRKGDLREQALLDAAETLLEHTSLEELTVEAIAKGAGISRGSLYFYFGNKHEVLAALVERTMRTIRAEADTTAQDAASAPVDVMERAVHGVERVWREHGTVMRAAVDYSALHPVVGSAWNDTVDAFAQAMTQVLRRAGIPDEDGPGGAAAPARALCWMTERTFYRAACSPGNDLAQATATTVEIWRRVMK; this is translated from the coding sequence GTGGGAAGGCGCAGTGCCGCTCCGAGGAAGGGAGACCTGCGCGAGCAGGCCCTTCTGGACGCCGCCGAAACGCTGCTCGAGCACACGAGCCTCGAGGAGCTCACGGTCGAGGCGATCGCCAAGGGCGCCGGGATCTCCCGCGGGTCCCTCTACTTCTACTTCGGCAACAAGCACGAGGTCCTCGCCGCTCTCGTCGAGCGCACCATGCGCACCATTCGGGCCGAGGCCGACACCACGGCGCAGGATGCGGCATCCGCGCCCGTCGATGTCATGGAACGGGCCGTCCACGGGGTGGAGCGGGTCTGGCGCGAGCACGGCACCGTCATGCGGGCGGCCGTCGACTACTCCGCGCTGCATCCGGTGGTCGGATCCGCCTGGAACGACACGGTCGACGCCTTCGCCCAGGCCATGACGCAGGTGCTGAGGCGGGCGGGGATCCCTGATGAGGACGGGCCCGGCGGAGCCGCCGCGCCGGCCCGCGCACTGTGCTGGATGACGGAACGGACCTTCTACCGTGCCGCCTGTTCGCCCGGGAATGATCTCGCCCAGGCGACCGCGACCACCGTCGAGATCTGGCGTCGTGTCATGAAGTGA
- a CDS encoding M20/M25/M40 family metallo-hydrolase: protein MSESLSDATTTGTVRGEDEVVDLCRDLIRIDTSNYGDHSGPGERAAAEYVAEKLAEVGLEPKIFESHQGRASTVARIEGEDPSRPALLIHGHTDVVPANAEDWTHHPFSGEIVDDCVWGRGAVDMKDMDAMTLAVVRDRLRTGRKPPRDIVLAFLADEEAGGVYGAKHLVNNHPDLFEGVTEAIGEVGGFSFTVNEDLRLYLIETAQKGMHWMRLTVDGTAGHGSMTNSDNAITELTEAVGRLGRHKFPVRVTKTVRSFLDELSDALGTPLDPENMDETLAKLGGIAKIIGATLQNTAAPTMLSAGYKVNVIPGQATAHVDGRFLPGFEDEFLADLDRILGPRVKREDVHADKALETTFDGALVEAMQSALKAEDPIARAVPYCLSGGTDAKSFDDLGIRCFGFAPLRLPPELDFAGMFHGVDERVPVDGLKFGVRVLDRFLDAC, encoded by the coding sequence GTGAGTGAGTCGCTTTCGGACGCGACGACGACCGGAACGGTCAGGGGCGAGGACGAGGTGGTCGACCTCTGCCGTGACCTGATCCGGATCGACACCAGTAACTATGGCGACCACTCCGGCCCCGGTGAGCGCGCGGCCGCCGAGTACGTGGCCGAGAAGCTCGCCGAGGTGGGGCTCGAGCCGAAGATCTTCGAGTCGCACCAGGGCAGGGCGTCGACCGTGGCACGGATCGAAGGGGAGGATCCGTCCCGTCCGGCGCTGCTCATCCACGGCCACACCGACGTCGTACCGGCCAACGCCGAGGACTGGACCCACCACCCCTTCTCCGGCGAGATCGTGGACGACTGCGTCTGGGGCCGGGGCGCGGTGGACATGAAGGACATGGACGCGATGACGCTCGCGGTCGTCCGGGACCGGCTGCGCACCGGCCGCAAGCCCCCGCGCGACATCGTGCTGGCCTTCCTCGCCGATGAGGAGGCGGGCGGGGTCTACGGGGCCAAGCACCTGGTCAACAACCACCCCGACCTCTTCGAGGGGGTGACGGAGGCGATCGGCGAGGTCGGCGGCTTCTCCTTCACCGTCAACGAGGATCTGCGGCTCTATCTGATCGAGACCGCGCAGAAGGGCATGCACTGGATGCGGCTCACGGTGGACGGCACCGCGGGGCACGGCTCGATGACCAACAGCGACAACGCCATCACGGAGCTGACCGAGGCGGTCGGGCGGCTCGGGCGGCACAAGTTCCCGGTGCGGGTCACCAAGACCGTACGGTCCTTCCTGGACGAGCTGTCCGACGCCCTCGGCACCCCGCTCGACCCGGAGAACATGGACGAGACGCTGGCCAAGCTGGGCGGCATCGCGAAGATCATCGGGGCCACGCTCCAGAACACCGCAGCCCCGACCATGCTCAGCGCCGGCTACAAGGTCAACGTCATTCCGGGGCAGGCCACGGCGCATGTGGACGGGCGCTTCCTGCCGGGGTTCGAGGACGAGTTCCTGGCCGACCTCGATCGCATCCTCGGCCCGCGGGTCAAGCGGGAGGACGTGCACGCGGACAAGGCGCTGGAGACCACCTTCGACGGGGCGCTGGTCGAGGCCATGCAGTCGGCGCTGAAGGCCGAGGACCCGATCGCCCGCGCCGTGCCGTACTGCCTCTCCGGCGGTACGGACGCGAAGTCCTTCGACGACCTCGGCATCCGCTGCTTCGGATTCGCGCCGCTGCGGCTGCCCCCCGAGCTGGACTTCGCCGGGATGTTCCACGGGGTCGACGAGCGGGTGCCGGTGGACGGGCTGAAGTTCGGCGTGCGGGTGCTGGACCGGTTCCTGGACGCCTGCTGA
- a CDS encoding chaplin, translating into MRQVAKKGLITVAAASGVLAVTGGYAQAAGPGADGGAAYSPGVVSGNNIQVPVHVPVNLCGNTVSVIGVFNGAGGGQCGGGSDDSSGGGTQAGGPQAQGSASDSSGIGSGNNIQAPIGVPVNVCGNSISAVGFGNTSDGADCTETVPAVPENPGEPGEPGNPGNPGNPGNPGNPGNPGNPGNPGNPGNPGEPGNPGNPGNPGNPGEPGNPGNPGNPGNPGNPGGSNPGGDSDDPAEQAGNHGLDPSANLGGKEQLAHTGAGPVELAIPAAAGLLLAGTVLYRRARAAQR; encoded by the coding sequence ATGCGACAGGTTGCGAAAAAGGGCCTGATCACCGTAGCCGCGGCGAGCGGCGTTCTCGCCGTGACCGGCGGCTACGCCCAGGCGGCGGGTCCGGGGGCCGATGGTGGCGCCGCGTACTCGCCGGGCGTCGTCTCGGGCAACAACATCCAGGTCCCGGTGCATGTGCCGGTGAATCTGTGCGGGAACACGGTGAGCGTCATCGGCGTCTTCAACGGTGCCGGTGGGGGGCAGTGCGGCGGCGGCTCGGACGACTCGTCCGGCGGCGGTACCCAGGCCGGCGGTCCGCAGGCGCAGGGCAGCGCCAGTGACTCGTCGGGGATCGGTTCCGGCAACAACATCCAGGCCCCGATCGGCGTTCCGGTCAATGTGTGCGGGAACAGCATCAGCGCGGTCGGGTTCGGGAACACCAGCGACGGCGCGGACTGCACGGAGACGGTCCCGGCGGTGCCGGAGAACCCGGGTGAGCCGGGGGAGCCGGGCAACCCCGGTAACCCGGGCAATCCTGGGAACCCCGGTAACCCTGGGAACCCGGGCAATCCTGGGAACCCGGGCAACCCCGGAAACCCTGGTGAGCCTGGCAACCCCGGGAACCCAGGCAACCCCGGCAACCCGGGTGAGCCCGGTAACCCTGGGAACCCCGGCAATCCGGGCAACCCCGGTAACCCCGGGGGCTCGAACCCCGGCGGTGACTCGGATGACCCCGCTGAGCAGGCGGGAAACCACGGCCTCGACCCGTCCGCGAACCTCGGCGGCAAGGAGCAGCTGGCGCACACCGGCGCCGGCCCCGTCGAGCTGGCCATCCCGGCCGCCGCGGGCCTGCTGCTGGCGGGCACGGTGCTCTACCGTCGGGCCCGCGCCGCGCAGCGCTGA
- a CDS encoding DUF5703 family protein gives MPEYEFCDVYVPRGVSRKATTRLLTDHAEYGHWELDRLRLNPDGSRRVRLRRRIIRQLRATW, from the coding sequence ATGCCGGAATACGAATTCTGTGATGTGTATGTGCCGCGCGGGGTTTCCCGCAAGGCCACTACCCGCCTGCTCACCGACCATGCTGAGTACGGACACTGGGAGTTGGATCGCCTCAGACTCAACCCCGACGGCAGCCGCAGAGTGCGATTGCGGCGCCGGATCATCCGCCAGCTTCGGGCCACCTGGTAG
- a CDS encoding helix-hairpin-helix domain-containing protein yields the protein MSTDRLAGEAASAPEEAEPHPAEPAEPGGTGTPAPGGPGGPAAAATDPDHTGAATDPDHTPGDHSEPGGVGAPAGADRNDAGAAAAAEGGGDATEASAAGTGSHAPRGADGEQPQAGGAGGSATGAGARGGSADREPTPPAGQGASGGPEAGQDSGGPQAPGPAEATADAAPGAGAGTGASAAAGQGGPGGGAPADQNDAGATAAARGGGDATEASAAGTGTHGPRSADGEQPPAGDAGGSATGAGARGGGVDREQAPAASDDGAGGKGRRSAAAEALAAAVRAVESGERSAASFFNEAPARRPAAPGASAAPAAPERERPRAAAPAPAPAPVRPPSARPAPGPGGEIPGSGDVRQVLAAGGAPETLAGPVAETLGERAAEALREDPWQLLTVPGVRPDQADGFARALLGPACEPGDERRALALTGWLLERAALEGHTALESSTLRDALAKVSVPDPDEALRTAIAEGAVLVFQDALDAPPGARPQAADDEDAEQPVRVLLGLDRYALAEESLADALARLASTFVPPQDGEAPAEGPGAPQWEAAAASAPTVSAAELIRTAAAHGLVAHSGGEAARAEPAALVAAARALGLRAFAAAHSEDGRRRLAAALSETPGAGPEAASAAVTVAGLLADAEGPGRDEEGALALDLLAVLDAPQLDVETAAMLVESLPDGARLVLSGDPGVLWSAGPGRVFADLVAARRCPQVVSRTPDPGPIGELVSGIGIGELNQVEAPGKEVVIVPVRDAGEAVHRTVQLVADSVPRAIGIPAEQTQVITPGHGGAAGTRALNAALKTRLNPGPGQFGGFDPGDRVAYTPAPGRTVPGTVVSADAEGLRLDCAGSPVVVPRAEVGELVRHGWALTAHQAAGARWPAAVVVLPGDAAAGLTRAWIYTAFSRGERHLSVVHGAEGALPRAVAEIPFKERTTRLRALLQAQVPAGSAG from the coding sequence GTGAGTACCGACCGCCTCGCCGGCGAGGCCGCATCCGCGCCCGAGGAGGCCGAGCCCCATCCCGCCGAGCCGGCGGAGCCGGGCGGCACCGGGACCCCGGCCCCGGGCGGGCCCGGAGGCCCTGCCGCCGCCGCGACGGATCCGGACCACACCGGAGCCGCGACGGATCCGGACCACACCCCGGGCGACCACAGCGAGCCCGGCGGCGTGGGCGCTCCCGCGGGGGCGGACCGGAACGACGCGGGGGCGGCGGCCGCCGCAGAGGGCGGGGGCGACGCCACCGAGGCTTCCGCCGCCGGAACGGGCTCTCACGCCCCCCGAGGCGCCGACGGCGAACAGCCCCAGGCAGGCGGGGCCGGCGGTTCCGCTACGGGAGCGGGCGCCCGCGGCGGGAGCGCCGATCGGGAGCCGACCCCGCCCGCCGGACAGGGCGCATCCGGCGGCCCAGAGGCGGGCCAGGACTCCGGGGGCCCGCAAGCGCCGGGCCCAGCCGAGGCGACCGCTGACGCGGCCCCGGGCGCGGGCGCAGGAACCGGTGCTTCCGCAGCCGCCGGACAGGGCGGGCCCGGCGGCGGCGCGCCTGCGGACCAGAACGACGCGGGGGCCACGGCTGCCGCACGAGGCGGGGGCGACGCCACCGAGGCTTCCGCCGCCGGAACGGGCACCCACGGCCCCCGAAGCGCCGACGGCGAACAGCCCCCGGCAGGCGACGCCGGCGGTTCCGCTACGGGAGCGGGCGCCCGCGGCGGGGGCGTCGACCGTGAGCAGGCTCCGGCTGCCTCCGATGACGGTGCGGGCGGGAAGGGGCGGCGGTCGGCGGCGGCTGAGGCGTTGGCCGCTGCCGTACGGGCCGTGGAGAGCGGTGAGCGGTCGGCGGCGTCGTTCTTCAACGAGGCCCCCGCGCGCCGTCCGGCGGCGCCCGGCGCCTCTGCCGCCCCCGCCGCGCCCGAGCGCGAGCGGCCCCGTGCGGCGGCCCCCGCACCCGCGCCCGCTCCCGTGCGCCCGCCGTCGGCCCGTCCGGCGCCCGGGCCAGGGGGCGAGATCCCCGGCAGCGGGGACGTCCGGCAGGTGCTCGCGGCGGGCGGAGCGCCCGAAACCCTGGCCGGGCCGGTCGCCGAAACGCTCGGGGAGCGCGCCGCCGAGGCGCTGCGCGAGGACCCCTGGCAGCTGCTGACCGTGCCCGGGGTGCGCCCCGACCAGGCGGACGGCTTCGCCCGCGCCCTCCTCGGCCCGGCCTGCGAGCCCGGCGACGAGCGCCGTGCGCTGGCGCTCACCGGCTGGCTGCTGGAGCGCGCCGCCCTCGAAGGACACACCGCCCTGGAGTCGTCCACGCTGCGCGACGCGCTCGCCAAGGTGTCCGTGCCCGACCCGGACGAGGCGCTGCGCACCGCGATCGCGGAGGGCGCGGTGCTGGTCTTCCAGGACGCGCTCGACGCCCCGCCGGGGGCCCGTCCCCAGGCGGCCGACGACGAGGACGCCGAGCAGCCGGTGCGGGTGCTGCTGGGGCTGGACCGCTATGCCCTGGCGGAGGAGAGCCTGGCCGACGCTCTCGCCCGGCTGGCGAGCACCTTCGTCCCACCGCAAGACGGCGAGGCCCCCGCGGAGGGCCCCGGCGCCCCCCAGTGGGAGGCCGCGGCCGCCTCCGCGCCGACCGTCTCGGCCGCGGAGCTGATCCGTACGGCCGCGGCCCACGGCCTGGTCGCCCACAGCGGTGGCGAGGCGGCGCGCGCCGAACCGGCGGCGCTGGTCGCCGCCGCCCGCGCCCTGGGCCTGCGGGCCTTCGCGGCGGCGCACAGCGAGGACGGCAGGCGGCGGCTGGCCGCAGCCCTGAGCGAGACCCCGGGCGCCGGCCCGGAGGCCGCTTCCGCGGCCGTCACCGTCGCCGGGCTGCTGGCCGACGCCGAGGGCCCCGGACGCGACGAGGAGGGCGCGCTCGCGCTCGATCTGCTCGCCGTGCTGGACGCCCCGCAGCTCGATGTGGAGACGGCCGCGATGCTCGTCGAGTCGCTGCCGGACGGCGCCCGTCTGGTGCTGAGCGGGGATCCCGGGGTGCTGTGGTCGGCCGGCCCCGGCCGGGTCTTCGCGGATCTGGTGGCGGCCCGCCGCTGCCCGCAGGTCGTCTCCCGCACCCCCGACCCGGGCCCGATCGGCGAGCTGGTCTCGGGGATCGGGATCGGCGAGCTCAACCAGGTGGAGGCGCCCGGCAAGGAGGTCGTGATCGTGCCCGTGCGGGACGCGGGCGAGGCGGTGCACCGCACGGTGCAGCTCGTGGCCGACTCGGTGCCCCGTGCGATCGGCATCCCGGCGGAGCAGACCCAGGTGATCACCCCGGGCCACGGTGGCGCGGCCGGCACCCGCGCGCTCAACGCCGCCCTGAAGACCCGGCTCAACCCCGGCCCGGGCCAGTTCGGCGGCTTCGACCCGGGTGACCGCGTGGCGTACACCCCGGCCCCGGGCCGTACGGTGCCGGGCACGGTGGTCTCGGCGGACGCCGAGGGGCTACGGCTGGACTGCGCGGGCAGCCCTGTCGTGGTGCCACGAGCGGAGGTCGGTGAGCTGGTGCGGCACGGCTGGGCCCTCACCGCGCACCAGGCGGCCGGAGCGCGCTGGCCCGCGGCCGTGGTGGTGCTGCCGGGCGACGCCGCGGCGGGGCTGACCCGCGCCTGGATCTACACGGCCTTCAGCCGCGGTGAGCGCCATCTGTCGGTGGTCCACGGCGCCGAGGGGGCGCTGCCCCGGGCGGTGGCGGAGATCCCCTTCAAGGAGCGCACCACCCGGCTGCGCGCCCTGCTCCAGGCCCAGGTCCCGGCCGGTTCCGCGGGCTGA
- a CDS encoding aldo/keto reductase: MELRHLGRTGLRVSRLGLGTLTWGRDTDEHDAADQLKAFWEAGGTLVDTADVYADGGAEYLLGQLLEGLLPRRDLQIATKAGSVPDPDRRFDGSRGHLLGALDASLERLGTDYVDLWQVHAFDPFTPLEETLQALDIAVSSGRARYVGVSNFSGWQLAKAATWQLASSGAHTRLASTQMEYSLLQRGVEREVLPAALDLGVGLLPSSPLGRGVLTGKYRHTTPADSRGASELAAFVAPYLDEEASRIVEAVAIAADGLATTALNVALAWVRDRPGVTAPIVGARNAQQLRAALSAESLSLPDEICQALDDVSAPVHRYPDQDWSTL, encoded by the coding sequence ATGGAGCTAAGGCACCTCGGCCGCACGGGCCTGCGCGTCTCCCGGCTCGGGCTCGGCACGCTCACTTGGGGGCGGGACACGGACGAACACGACGCCGCGGATCAGCTCAAGGCGTTCTGGGAGGCGGGCGGGACACTGGTCGACACCGCGGATGTCTACGCGGACGGCGGCGCCGAATACCTCCTGGGGCAGCTGCTGGAGGGGCTGCTGCCGCGGCGTGATCTGCAGATCGCCACCAAGGCCGGCAGCGTGCCCGATCCCGACCGCCGCTTCGACGGTTCGCGCGGCCATCTGCTGGGCGCGCTGGACGCCTCCCTGGAGCGGCTGGGCACGGACTATGTCGACCTGTGGCAGGTGCACGCCTTCGACCCGTTCACCCCGCTCGAGGAGACCTTGCAGGCGCTCGACATCGCGGTGAGCAGCGGCCGGGCCCGCTATGTGGGGGTGTCCAACTTCAGCGGCTGGCAGCTCGCGAAGGCCGCCACCTGGCAGCTGGCCTCCTCCGGCGCGCACACCCGGCTGGCCAGCACACAGATGGAGTATTCACTGCTCCAGCGCGGTGTGGAGCGCGAGGTGCTGCCCGCCGCCCTCGACCTCGGCGTCGGGCTGCTGCCGTCCTCACCGCTCGGCCGCGGTGTGCTCACCGGCAAGTACCGCCATACGACGCCCGCCGACTCGCGCGGCGCCTCCGAGCTCGCGGCCTTCGTCGCCCCGTATCTGGACGAGGAGGCGAGCCGGATCGTCGAGGCGGTCGCCATAGCAGCCGACGGCCTGGCGACCACCGCGCTCAATGTGGCGCTCGCCTGGGTCCGCGACCGCCCGGGTGTCACCGCGCCGATCGTCGGCGCGCGCAACGCCCAGCAGCTGAGAGCGGCGTTGTCGGCGGAGAGCCTTAGTCTTCCGGACGAGATCTGCCAGGCGCTCGACGATGTGTCGGCGCCCGTGCACCGCTATCCCGATCAGGACTGGAGCACGCTGTGA
- a CDS encoding LLM class F420-dependent oxidoreductase, with translation MRLGINLGYWGAGMDADNLEVAREADRLGYSVCWAAEAYGSDAATVLAWVAAQTERIDVGSAIFQIPARTPAMTAMTAATLDTLSGGRFRLGLGVSGPQVSEGWYGTRFDKPLARTREYVEIIRKAMSRERLTHEGQNWTLPLPDGPGKPLKLTVHPVREYIPLYIAAIGPKNLEQTGEIADGALVLFYAPEHAEATTLSSLRAGREKAGKDLEGFDVVPTVPMALGDDVRSLADQFRPYTALYVGGMGSAKQNFYNKLAQRMGYEKEAAEIQEKYLSGDKEGAAAAVPHELIDSTSLLGPVERIADRMQAYAEAGVTTLSLTPAGFTLQERLAGLRAGVEALERAGVA, from the coding sequence ATGAGGCTCGGGATCAACCTCGGCTACTGGGGCGCCGGAATGGACGCGGACAATCTCGAGGTCGCCCGCGAGGCCGACCGGCTCGGCTATTCCGTCTGCTGGGCCGCCGAGGCCTACGGTTCGGACGCGGCCACGGTCCTCGCGTGGGTCGCCGCGCAGACCGAGCGCATCGACGTCGGCTCCGCCATCTTCCAGATTCCGGCCCGTACCCCCGCCATGACGGCCATGACCGCCGCCACCCTCGACACCCTCTCCGGTGGCCGCTTCCGCCTCGGGCTCGGCGTCTCGGGGCCGCAGGTGTCCGAGGGCTGGTACGGGACGCGGTTCGACAAGCCGCTCGCCCGCACCCGCGAGTACGTGGAGATCATCCGCAAGGCGATGTCACGCGAGCGGCTGACGCACGAGGGCCAGAACTGGACGCTGCCGCTGCCCGACGGCCCCGGCAAGCCCCTCAAGCTGACCGTGCACCCGGTGCGGGAGTACATCCCGCTGTACATCGCGGCCATCGGCCCGAAGAACCTGGAGCAGACCGGCGAGATCGCCGACGGCGCCCTGGTCCTCTTCTACGCGCCCGAGCACGCCGAGGCGACCACCCTCAGCTCGCTGCGCGCGGGCCGGGAGAAGGCGGGCAAGGACCTGGAGGGCTTCGACGTGGTGCCCACCGTCCCCATGGCCCTCGGCGACGACGTCCGCTCCCTCGCCGACCAGTTCCGCCCGTACACGGCGCTGTACGTGGGCGGTATGGGCAGCGCCAAGCAGAACTTCTACAACAAGCTCGCGCAGCGCATGGGGTACGAGAAGGAGGCGGCCGAGATCCAGGAGAAGTACCTCTCCGGGGACAAGGAGGGCGCCGCCGCGGCCGTCCCTCACGAGCTGATCGACTCCACTTCGCTGCTCGGCCCCGTCGAGCGCATCGCGGACCGCATGCAGGCGTACGCCGAGGCCGGGGTCACCACCCTGTCGCTCACCCCCGCGGGCTTCACGCTTCAGGAGCGCCTCGCCGGGCTGCGGGCGGGCGTGGAGGCCCTGGAGCGGGCCGGAGTCGCGTAG
- a CDS encoding ferritin-like domain-containing protein, producing the protein MLSAKSVFQEILDNDESFRLFCSVAASGEAQGGWENGRIAALVPESLRDLAPKIARHGADEDKHGRIFNALLSKRDLEPMEVPREADYTMLLEARGIGLAHDKLRRDEPLTEHDIVIYLAHSRVTEQRASAQMVMLRRYFGDHPDLGRAVRMIAEDEDNHLAYCHEELLRLAAAGHGRTIQRALRESALVELEVYRDVSLAVMAHMGRVLGWPKPKSALFAAGIHALHMYERLGGWRRMVSLRMPERRNALGGPAQSASGASEAPEFV; encoded by the coding sequence ATGCTCTCGGCGAAAAGCGTGTTCCAGGAGATCCTCGACAACGACGAGTCGTTCCGGCTCTTCTGCTCCGTGGCGGCCAGCGGGGAGGCCCAGGGAGGCTGGGAGAACGGCCGGATCGCCGCCCTCGTGCCCGAGAGCCTGCGCGACCTCGCCCCCAAGATCGCCCGCCATGGCGCCGACGAGGACAAACACGGCCGGATCTTCAACGCCCTGCTGAGCAAGCGCGATCTAGAGCCCATGGAGGTGCCGCGCGAGGCCGACTACACGATGCTCCTGGAGGCGCGCGGCATCGGCCTCGCCCATGACAAGCTGCGCCGCGACGAGCCGCTCACCGAGCACGACATCGTGATCTACCTCGCCCACAGCCGGGTCACCGAACAGCGCGCCTCCGCGCAGATGGTGATGTTGCGCAGGTACTTCGGCGACCACCCCGACCTCGGCCGCGCCGTGCGCATGATCGCCGAGGATGAGGACAACCACCTCGCCTACTGCCACGAGGAGCTGCTGCGCCTGGCCGCTGCCGGACACGGCCGGACCATCCAGCGGGCGCTGCGGGAGAGCGCGCTCGTCGAGCTGGAGGTCTACCGGGACGTCAGCCTGGCCGTGATGGCCCACATGGGGCGCGTCCTCGGCTGGCCCAAGCCGAAGTCCGCGCTGTTCGCGGCCGGGATCCACGCCCTGCACATGTACGAGCGGCTGGGCGGCTGGCGGCGCATGGTGTCCCTGCGGATGCCCGAGCGGCGCAACGCGCTCGGCGGGCCCGCGCAGAGCGCGTCCGGGGCATCCGAGGCGCCCGAGTTCGTCTGA